The genomic region agcccacggtcatcaagtggttcaaattcagcatcaattgaaccaatatcaaatggaatgccactcccactagctatgtCTCTCTCAAATTCCATAACCGCGTCGTCTATAGAGACTTGGCAaagttgtgcaactgtagcatctaaatcagcacactcaggggctagatcccaattccttgttacaccctcactatattcagggtccttatgtgacaacaaacgaaggttggagtgtacgtagaccaaatcctcagctttctttgcacccaaacgattacgtttgactgagtggatgaaggagtatgtactccaattccgctcagctgaagaagaacttgcaacctgttaaaagttaaaacataattagaaatttataaattaaaattataaaataaaaatatgatagcatcaaatggaattggaaaactataaaaataaaaaataaaaagatacatacttgggagttaagtttaattgcaagaggctgcaagtaaacggagccttgaccatgtacataccaccactcatcagcatccatcccatatctagcattaagagctacaacatcatgattttttgccgatacaaattggccaaactacctcatgacaatatttcttgtctcctcatcttgatatatctttttaaaggcagccctatagccaacaacctctgcatctctatatggtggcaccctccttggtgttgcaagcatctctggactataaaattttggcttcaaagcaaatgctaagagatgtaagggggtggtcatcttgttccaatggtcaacaacaattttctgcacaactttgaaaaatgtttccgttgggtcattttcctttctatttattacttctttta from Cryptomeria japonica chromosome 3, Sugi_1.0, whole genome shotgun sequence harbors:
- the LOC131029216 gene encoding uncharacterized protein LOC131029216: MDADEWWYVHGQGSVYLQPLAIKLNSQVASSSSAERNWSTYSFIHSVKRNRLGAKKAEDLVYVHSNLRLLSHKDPEYSEGVTRNWDLAPECADLDATVAQLCQVSIDDAVMEFERDIASGSGIPFDIGSIDAEFEPLDDRGLGLDASDEDEYGI